The sequence below is a genomic window from Gavia stellata isolate bGavSte3 chromosome 11, bGavSte3.hap2, whole genome shotgun sequence.
TACTAGCTCTAACCTTCCTAAGACTTGTTTCTCCTAGTTCAGCTGACTGTAATGTTATGCATGTAGCCTTTCGCATGGGGAATTTGCAGTTAGCACCATGCTGCACACTGCAGGGAAATGCATGAGTTAAAGGGTTGCTCTTAAGAAGAAGCTGCAACAGATCATAGGGCTGTCggaaaacaaaaagctgcaTTACAGGCCCAAGAGTGCATGTATTACTGATAAGAAGAGTATCTCTGCTTCCGTGAGAGCTGTCGAatacctttctttctctgtcttctctgatAGAACTTATCTTAGTTTAACATCCCACACTCTGACATTCACATGTATCATTATAAAGACCTGGATGCTGCTATACTGTAAAGTCTCTTTTTATGTATGATTGGAAGGTTTATAAGGCTATATACGTCAGTGCAACAGAGGTAGAGTATATACGGAGGAATGTAAACTCCAGCTGGAACTCAAATTAgttaaaaagaagcagcagcattacctttcttaaatgtaattttcaagTGAACTATCCTTGAAGCACAAACTTTGTTAGACTATTGCCAGTTCAGTCAGCTGTGACAGTACAAGCTGTGTAGGCCACAGGGAATCTGAAAGTAGGAGTAATGTTGGAGCAGAGGAAGACTATTGGTGAAAGATCAGCGAGGAACGCAATGAGGCAGTgtgaaattatttgtatttctgactaattttcttcatttaagtattttcatGGTCCACAAAATCTTTAGCAGCACTAAAAGCattggatctttttttttccccagttctgCTTGTTGTGCATGTCAATATGtgtagatattaaaaaaatagggaaagaCCAGGAAAGTCCCTCATAGACTAAATATATGAAGAAACTTAATTTCCAGTACTAAAATGTGCTGGCAGCTAATTTCAATCTCTTCTCTCACTGGCCACGTTAGCTGCTTGGTATGTATTTGCCAACATCTGAAATTCCACATGGGCAGATGCAGGGTCTGATTTAAGGTTCACCAAAATCCAAAGGGAAGGTCCATATACTTCTCCTGGCTTTGATTCAGTTCTTTAATTAGAAAACCTGTGACACACAAAGGCATTCTATCTGCAATCAGAATGTGGCATTTCTCATATGGAGAACCTTTCCTTCAACAGAAGGGTCTTGCACATTCTTTCGGAACAGAAGGTATTTAGCACAGTTGCATACTTTCTCTCCTACAAACCAGCTACCGAAAGTTCACAAGGGATTATTGCTTAGAAACACAGCTCAATAAATGACCCCTCTATTTCTAAGTGTATTCTAGACATTAAATATCAGTAGTCAATACTGCACTAATGAATTTGTGACCTGAATCTTTAAGGCATTGTAATCTTTGTACTTTTCCATAGTTCAAACAGCCAGACAGattcattatatatttttataaaccCTATCTTTCTGTCAGTATTAATACCTCTCAGGCTATGGCCTTGAATCGCAATGTTCAGCTTAGCGACTTGTGCAGTGGAACGGAGTACTTGAATTCTGATCTGGATGTGCACTGTTTAAATATCCCAGTATATTAGTCTCTCTGCATGGTCAGCGAGTGTGTGTGGGAAAAATGAGACCTGCATATTAGTCTTATGTTAagtaaatactattttttcctctaaaatttCTTATTGGACTTTCCAGCAGTTAATCAGGAAGCAGTAGTATCCCTCTGGAATGACAAGAGTAATTACTGTgcattctgctttgcttttaggCCCGTCTGTTTTAATGGATGCCATAGTCTTTTGAAGATGCTTCGAGGTGCGTCTAGCTTCGGAGCTGTTATGCATTGCATCATGTCAATCTGTAGCACTGTGGATATTGTTTTGTATGAGTATTTTGCATTGTACATCAATGCATCATGCCTGTCTGCTGTACTATTGATTGCTATGATACCACATAACACACAAAATGATGTACACAGTCACCAAGTGTCAACTGTAGCCAGTTCTTaacctgaattttaaaaaggattatGAAATGCGCCTCCAGCTTCAAAATGGGTAGTAAACACACCCACCTCTACCACTGGAGCGACAGAGAAACCCTCTCGTGGGTCATCACCTTTTGTACATGCAGCTGGTCAGCTTTTATAAATCCTGTCCATCTCAAAAATTTTACTTTGAGATAATCTTTCTTGTACGTCTGCTGTATAGACAGGGACTGGTGTACCAACCAGTCTGGATTCTCATACTGGACTTCAAAGCTTTTTGAAAGTACCCTGGTCTTGTACAAAGTTAAACAGCAAATCAAATTACAACATTTTACTGTTGCATTTCAGGAAGACTTTAGAAATTTAcgttttctctcttcttcttttttttttcttcttttttttcccttgctcttCACCAATGGTATACTATaactttctttgcctcagttctGTATGTTGGCTGTTGTCTTGTATAACACCTGTCTAAATGTTGAGGATTTGGCATTTTCAtgatgtgtatatatatactttAAAGCTACTGTTTCTGAAAGAACTGCACTTCTTTCTACCAGTAAAGGAGAAATTGCGGTCCTCTCGATTTCCCTTTCTTTAGTCTGCCAAGAAAACTGCATCATCGCCTTTTGACAATTCTCCTGCTTGGcatgaataaaacacatcttCGTCTTTGTCCCACAGAGATTTTTCTAATATACTTTGTATGCATGCGCACTTTGGCCGAAAAGATTGTGATGAATCAATGCTATCTAGTGTGTGGAAACAACCAATTTTAAAAGCTCccatcccttctcctccctggtATTTGCTCTGATGTGAATATTGAGTCTTTCTACCATATGTCTTGCCAGCAAGTTCACTCCGAGGTGACtatattttattaagaaattgATTTGGACACACTATAATTAATGTGTTAACTTTAGTCCCAGGTGGAGGAATACAAACAGTTGAAGGACACGCTCAACAAAATGCCAAGTTTCCGACAGCCTGAGAAGTTAGAACGACCAAACGAGCAACCGGGGGTGCGAGCACCATCTTCCCACAGTGACCTCCCAATACACCACGAAGCTGTAGCTGAAGAGCATAAGGAGGTACAAAGTACTGACTAGCTACAGATGCGATAGGAAATCGTTCTTATTCAGCAAAATACTAGCTATGTGCTTAACTTCCAATAGAAGCATATGTTTAATTGTACATGTTTGTCAGTTCTTGAGTAAAGTAGTAAGGAACAGTTTAATCTTACTGAgtagcagaaaaatatattcatgaTGACCTTTCTCACATGACTGTAAATGCACTTAAAACTGGTTTACGTAAACTGTTTTAGGGAGTTgctaaaaatcttaattttttttaataataactGGTGTCTAAAATTTTAGATATCTTGTGTTACAGAAAAGCTTTAACAAGTTCTGAAAGAATTGTCTTTTCACATGTTTTATAAAGTTTCAGTAGCACACTTGaagtcagtatttttaaaattggcATACTACCCcatgttcaaaaagaaaaaaagcaaagttgtGGGTAAAGTCTAGAAGTTACAATATcagttgtggttttgttttacaagAGTTCTTGGCCAGCAGAActtagaggaaataaaaatacaaagcttCCTTTGCAGATACAGAATTGTAATAGGTTTTTGTTCTACTTCAGATAAAATGAGGCTTAACCTACTTCATGATGCAGTTGTACCACACCTTacgtagctgcacagagccaaGAATCAGGTATTGATACCATTTGGCAGGCGGGGTAGCTTGTTCCAAAGTAGGCATTTGGCTCCCCTGACAACAGCTTCACTACTGCAGGCTGGAATGAAGGCATCCATATCTGGTCCTTGGCTCTCTTGAAAATACGAAATCCATAATATCTTGTGCACACATAATCTTGTGTATGTTTTGCAGAATGAGAAgccaaaagagagagaagaaataaatacccaggaaaaagaagacagagctgAGCCATTTCATCTGCAAAGAAGGGCTAATGAGGGCCAGCATGCCAAGGAACTAAATATTCAGGAGCAACAAGAAGCTGGAGAGGATGACGAGCAGCATGTTGATCAAGTTGAAGAGGAACGCAAAAAAGAacttgaggaggaagaaatggagCAGGCAGGTCAGCCTGAGCACTTAGAGGAGGAACAGGATCAAGTACCGGAAGAGCATGAGTGGAAAaagcaggaacagaaagaagaagaaaccaaCATGTTGGGTGATCATCTTCATTCAGAGGTATGGAGCTCTGCTCTTTTCTACTAGTTGATTAGATTTGCTGTTTAAATGGAGGCATCTCTTATCGTTGCTGGCCCTGTATTGCACTCGCCTATTTCTAGGTAAAATCAGTGTCATATTTATAGAAAGTTTGGGCTTCAGAGCACTTACTGTTTTTTAGATAGAATTATTGTCATATTTATAGAAAATTAGGGATTCAGAGCACTTGGATGCATAGGATTCAGGCTCAAGTTCAGCACACACGTGCTGTAGTGCTTGCCAAATGCAGCTTAATGAacattaattctgctgataaaaagcaacagatggaaaaaaagagcagtcaGGTTGAATCCCATCTCCTACTTTAAATTTGAGGCCTGTGGTAGCTGATGGGAAGAAGATAGAATGAGACTTATCTTCAGCACTTTGGTGGAGAGCTGTCCTGCCTTACTAATTGATGCATCTCAGCAAACTGTAGTGTGTTTCCTTGTCAGGTATACCCACCTTCTGTAAACACATTTCCATCTAAATGTTTGCTGTCATTTGACAGGAAATTTCAACAGCCAGATGAACATGACTAAAATAGCCAGGGGAAATCAGTGCGCAGCAATGGCAAGTCTTACTCTATGCAGCTCTATATAAAACCAGCAAATCCTGGATTTACATTCTAGGTTGGATCTCcagtggaaaatacattttactaaTCTCACCTTAGGCTTTGTAAACACTTACTCTCCTAGCAGATTAATTCTATAACTCCAGTGTGATGAGAAGCCACTCTTGGAGAGGTGCGGTGGATTAGAACAGCAGCAATAGGTTAAGCTGTGAAACTGGAGTTAGTTTAAGTTACTGCTGACCGTAAAAAAACGTGCAGTGTCTCACTTAAGGCTCAGAGCAACCCCTACTGAAGTTACCAGTTAAAGCAATGGAAGCATATTTGCTGTTTAAATTGTCAGCCATCAAACCTTCCTTTTACTGGTAATATGTTGGGGCATTTCATTATTACTGATGTGTAAGAAAAGCATGGCTTCCCCCAGCCCATtatctcctcttccttccccatgTCTTCCACAAAAAACGCAACACTTCCAGTGTGTgctcaaaaaaataattaaactttaAGCGGAGACAAGAAAACTTAAGATAACTTTGCTGTAATTCTGCCTATTGCATGTAGCATCTGCATAATTTTCCCCTCTTGTCACAGGTTTCTGCATGCTTGTTTCTGATCATTGAAATTATGATTAATTTGTGACTAACATATTTCTTTGACAGATAACATCAACAAAAGCTGTAACAAAAAGACATAAGCCAGCTTATGAACAACAACTAGAGCAACAGCATCTTGCAGCCCAAAGAGCAGAGGAAGCCAATCAGCTACGAGAACATCAGGAATCACTGCACCAGCAAAGGCTGCAAGGACAGCTATTACGGCAGCAAGAGCTTCAAGAAAAAGagcttcagctgcagaaacaggCAGAACAAGGAGAAAAACTCTATAAGAACCGGCTAAGGTTAAATTCTTTTACATGAGTTTGTCATAGTCTGTGCTCTAGGTTTTATGGCTTCCACCAACCACCTTTGAAAAGAGGGTGGTTTAATGCTATAAACCTAGACTGCCCAGAAACTAAATTCAGTGACCCTCGTCTCCTTCTTTCCAAGGATAAATCTGATTGctattttaaggtttttttccttttttattttctcttcccccccccccccttttacTATGGAAGCCTCTGAAGTCTGGAGTAATGAGTGCACATTGCCATGCGTGTCCTTGGAGAAGGTTAGGGACTTCTGGCATACAATGCCCCTTGTCTTAAAGCTTGCTTTAAATTAGTAATTATTTTGCACTAAGCAGCAATTATAGTCTTGCAGTGCTGAGGAGCTCCGGTATCAGATATGCATTAAGGTACCTAAGCTAAAGTTCCTCTTAAATGCGAGATGTTGTTTTTAAGTAATTCCATGAGGACTTTCTGGACAAGAGCAACTAGTATTATTTGCATTGTAGAGACAAAAAAAGCATGATTCCAGGAGAAACCAACACCCTGTTAGTGTCATAAAGTTATTGTGAACGCAGTTATATTCATGATATTGTAGCTTCTGCATGCCTTTCACCCTCCCTGTCATATTTCCTTATGcttctgcttattttaaaattgttagTGACTTTCTTGTCTTTTGGAATCCTAAGCCCATtgaattttctttgctgaaacattgaaatattaattattaacTTTACCCATGTTCTAAAAGGATTTTGGTATGAGAAAATCTCTCATAAATTGATAGTCAAAATACTCGGTCCTGCAAGAACAACCACACAAGTAAACCCCTTTCAAGATGAAAGCTGAAACTGCTTAGTCAACAAAATAACTGATCCATGTGGTCTGTCTTTAAGACCCTTTATCTGAGGGGTTCTTTGCTTCCAGTTTGTAGTATTTGTGCTTTGATTATGGAATTATACTAGTTTAGGAGTTTTGAAAATACAAGGTAGATCCCACTGATATATGGAGAAATACAAGCACTGAAGTTCATCTAGTAGGAGAAGGAAGTCTTTGTTCTATAAAGTATATCTTCTTTCAGGAAAGATGATGTGAGAAAATGTTAGGTAATAGGAAGCTAAACTGGAACCCATtctggcaggagctgggagaggcagagatgcaGTAGGATGGTTtgtttattaaagcaaaaccacacttttttgaaactgaaatgatgtatttgcatttaattttcttagcCAACAGGCTCATTATGATAACATGGACCATGATATTGTAcaaggggaagaagagcaagGTATTcgggaagaggaaggaggtaAGATAAATTTTATGTCCCTACCATGTTCACAGGTTCCCTGTGTACTGCCTTTCGTGCGAGATTTTAATATTCATTTCATATCCAGTTTGGATTGAAGTGAAATATAAACTCATAACTTAAAACCAGAAGCTCAAATAACACTGGCTGAACTGACTGAGTGAAATACAAGTATTACTGAAGATCTTATCCACATTCCTGAAAGGAAAAGTGCCCTTTTGATTGAACTACTAAGATAGGGCTTTGTGGATCTTGGTTACGTTCCTGGCTTTGCCTATGATTTTGTCTGATTTCTTCAAATTATATAATCTTTCAGTGTCGGTTTCCTACTAGCAGTAAGACAATTCTGTTAGCATTATCTGTTTAGGTAAGCTCTTTAGGTAAAGGCTGCCTACTGCTAAAAGTGTGTATGGAAGCTAACATATAGGAGACTAGCTAATATATAGGGCTAATTAGAAACTGCTGTAATACAATAATAATATCAAAAATTTGTCAGCTTATGAACGTGACAACCAGCACCAGGATGAAGGTGAAGACGATGatcaaaataatgcaaatgaaCAGCAAGAACCAGAACATCAAGTAGAAAATCAGCAGGCTGATGAATCAGTGAGTATGAATTAAGATGCTATGGATTGCAGTGGTTACTGAAGTGAAAACCCAGAATCTCATCTAACGTAATTGCGCATTACAGAAATAAGATGAACCAGAGGTCTGCTAGGAAGACAAGTTTGACAGTTTAAAACTACGTCTATGATCTATTTAAAGTTGTCCTTACTGATTTGGGAAGAAATCAAAAAAAGTTTCCTTGTTGGAAGcaagtttcttttttacattcctTTGATCTGTGCTTCAGGTGGAATAAAGGATTTGGACTTAGCTGGGACTTGAACAGGTAAACTTGGATATAAAACAAATAACAGGAGTAACTCATTGGTGATCAGTCAAAAAGAGTGGTGATGGTATTTGTCATACCGTCATTAGTTATGAGGGTAAGAGCCAACTCAATAGCCACTGAAACCAGCTGGAGTCAGTACAGAAGTGTGATATCTTGAAAGAGAACATACTTCAGCACTGAACACAGCTGCAATATCGATTGCACAGAGATCTGGACTCGGGAGATTCAGTCCTGTGCCTTCCGCCAAACTCCATCTTACTCAGTATTGTGGAACATCAAGCATGTAATCTTTACTCCCCTTCCCCTCAGAAAATTAAGTTGTACTGTAAATATTTCGAAAGGGTCTTTAACTTGTCAGCTATAAAGATGTCAGAAATGCTTTTACTGAATgatatgcagaaagaaaatgctcGTTTTCTGAATGGCAAAGTATGCTGAAAAGTGAgtgttgttttctcttgttttattACAAACATAGACAAGGTCAATATTGCAGGACAGACTGGTACTGAAAGATCACATCAGCTCTTTTGAGCCATGAGCATTTAAACTCTTATCTCTTTTCATGTGGTCTTATCAGGCATTGTCAGTTGTCAGATAGTCAGTAAACAAAAGGAGTTCAACAGCCTATGTGAAATAAGTCATCAGCTTCAATGTGGTTTTTAGCAGACAGACACCCATACTGCAGTTCTGTTTGTGTTCAGTGCTgaagtcctttttctttcaggaactGACACTTCTGTATTGGCTAGGGTTTGATGTAGTGACCCCTGATGCCTGTGGAGAGATTCCAGCTCATTTTGGTGGGTATGGAGCTGGCTCTAACGTAGCTCACGCTAGGGTAGCTTTCAAGTGAAATGGAATTTGACTATGAGATAAAAATACGTATTTAACattcacttctgaaaattacaGAAGGCAGCCATGGAAGATGTGAATCCTGCTGATGACCCCAACAATCAGGGAGAAGATGAATTTGAGGAAGCTgagcaagagagagaagaaaatctaccagatgaaaatgaaaagcacaagCAAACCAGTCAGAAGCAAGGACATCCGGGAATGGAAGAGCACCTAGTGGTCAGTAAAGGGAGAGGAAGCATCTGTAGGTCCTATTTAAGGACAGTGTAGGACAGCTTGGCAAGAGAACACTGAACTTGGATTTTTAAAGATCTCTTTTAAGCCATATATGATGTGTGCAGGTAAAAGTGTGGAATTACTCCTGGTGATACACTGGTGTGTCTTTTCTCACTGGCTCCACTCAGCGAGGTTCTGTAGTTCAGGGCCCCTGTGTTTACCTTTACACAAGCCCCTCCAAGAACAATCTTCATGTTCATACAACCTTCATGTCTTTGCACAAATCCCTTCTATGCCGCTTCCATGCCATCAATACGCAATCAACTGTAAGCAGTGGTGTCACTTTCCTTCTGTGGCTGTTCCAGCGAATGCTGCGCATTTCGACCATGTTTAAATTGTGAACTCCTCCAGGCAGAGATAGTCTGTATTTTTATGGCATTGGTCTTTAATGGTATGAATATTTCGTTGTCTTCCTGCTTGGTATGGAAAGTCTTACTTTATTCTGtgaagtgatttttattataaTCTTTCTGCtgtctattttttaatttagggCAGTTCTGAATCATGTAGCCAGGCTATCATTAATGCTAATGAACGCACTATAACTTCTTATGCTATTATTGTTACTTCAGCTTTACATAAAGTTTTAGTTCCAGAACAAGAAGCTTTAACCTTCAGTCTTCTGAAGTTAATAGGCATGCACATAGAACTGAATTTTTATATGATCTTTCTGCAGATGGCAGGAAATCCAGACCAGCAGGAAGATAATGTGGATGAACAATAccaggaagagggagaagaagaggTAGGAAAACAGACATAAGGCATATGTGGACTCAGGTAGTATAGCACATCTCCATTAACGTTCGACGTTGCTGTCTTTTATAACTGTAAAATGAACCCAAATCACTTTGTCTAACTTCATGAAACCTAGGAAGTCTTTGCCATTACTCTGCTGTCCACTTCTGGACACATTCAGTGTTACTCAAGCTTATATGCTGCAATCCATTAGTCTTCCATATGACATGGTATTAATTGTGCAATAATTGAAAAGATTAAGCCATTCACAACACAAGGGAAAATTCCTGAAAACCTCAAGCCCTCTGAAGGTCACTGAAAACCCCATTAACTTTGCATCTGTAATCACCCACTGCTGTTCTGGGCACACTGCCTCCTTGGCCAGTTACTGTTTAGCTCTGACTTTGATTTATCTGTGCTCCTCCTAAGCAATCCAAGTTATGTAAGCCCCTACTATTCGTGGAGTCAGTCAGGAAGCTGTTAGCACATGGCTTTGaactggaggagaaaaggagtgGCAGGgactttttcctttgtatgttgAATGGCATGCTCGTTATGCATGCGCTAGCATAAGCTGCCCTGCAGTTCTTCGGTACATACCTAATCAATTGCTATTTTCTACTTCATACATAATAATTTACAAAAAGCAATAGAAACAGCTATTTATTACTCCCTTATGGGGACCACTTTGTCTAGATTAGCTGCTATGCACTTAGAATTCACCAGTTCAAAATACAGTTACTTAAATCAAACCAGGTCGTTAGGAACTGGGAATAGTTGGCCTTTGGCAATTACTCTTTGGCTTACAGGAAGTAATTTAATACATGTTTCATAAAGGGTTATGACCAGTGCGCTTACTGGAAGTATTAAAGAGTGAGCAGTGATTGAATGAGCAATCAAGAGTTAAGATGCTGTTATCAGGAATAGTTTCTTTAGTAGGTCGACTCAGATATTATATATGTTGCTGTTGTTCCCATCTTTCCCATACATCCTGCAAAGTGATCCAGATTTGATGGCTGCCCTTCTGCTGGCAGCAATATCTAACCCCAAAGAACTTGTTCACAAGCAGCTTTGCCTCCTGTTGGAAGCGACTGCTGAATATACTCTCCTGCTACTGATGTTGAGAAgactgttgctgctgctgtttagGAGAAATTGTGATAGCAGCTGCCAGAGGGAGGGAGCCCTGTGGAAAGCAGCAAGCTCACCCTTGCTCTTTGCGGCAGGGGTAGGTGGCAGCACCGAGTAGCAAATGCTTCCCAGCCTGGTGaagcagctatttttttttccatgggcAGAGCTCTACGGCCTTATGGAAGCATCTTACCCAGCTTGCAGGACACTGTTTGAAGCAGGTGTGCATAACAGTGTTCtccaaaa
It includes:
- the GOLIM4 gene encoding Golgi integral membrane protein 4 isoform X2; translation: MGNGMCSRKQKRIFQTLLLLTVVFGFLYGAMLYYELQGQLRKAEATALKYQQHQESLSAQLQVVYEHRSRLEKSLQKERLEHKKAKEDFLVYKLEAQETLNKGRQDSNSRYSALSVQHQMLKSQHEELKKQHADLEEDHRKQGEEFSRTFSDHKERYLQLQQEKEQEISKLKESLYNLREENRQLRKAHQDIHTQLQDVKSQVEEYKQLKDTLNKMPSFRQPEKLERPNEQPGVRAPSSHSDLPIHHEAVAEEHKENEKPKEREEINTQEKEDRAEPFHLQRRANEGQHAKELNIQEQQEAGEDDEQHVDQVEEERKKELEEEEMEQAGQPEHLEEEQDQVPEEHEWKKQEQKEEETNMLGDHLHSEITSTKAVTKRHKPAYEQQLEQQHLAAQRAEEANQLREHQESLHQQRLQGQLLRQQELQEKELQLQKQAEQGEKLYKNRLSQQAHYDNMDHDIVQGEEEQGIREEEGAYERDNQHQDEGEDDDQNNANEQQEPEHQVENQQADESKAAMEDVNPADDPNNQGEDEFEEAEQEREENLPDENEKHKQTSQKQGHPGMEEHLVMAGNPDQQEDNVDEQYQEEGEEEIQEDLTEEKKRELERNAEEPYGENDENADEKNNGGADQEQEMQEENNQKEAHEENYEEEEEEEEEGRAVAAKTRRRGEM
- the GOLIM4 gene encoding Golgi integral membrane protein 4 isoform X3 codes for the protein MGNGMCSRKQKRIFQTLLLLTVVFGFLYGAMLYYELQGQLRKAEATALKYQQHQESLSAQLQVVYEHRSRLEKSLQKERLEHKKAKEDFLVYKLEAQETLNKGRQDSNSRYSALSVQHQMLKSQHEELKKQHADLEEDHRKQGEEFSRTFSDHKERYLQLQQEKEQEISKLKESLYNLREENRQLRKAHQDIHTQLQDVKVEEYKQLKDTLNKMPSFRQPEKLERPNEQPGVRAPSSHSDLPIHHEAVAEEHKENEKPKEREEINTQEKEDRAEPFHLQRRANEGQHAKELNIQEQQEAGEDDEQHVDQVEEERKKELEEEEMEQAGQPEHLEEEQDQVPEEHEWKKQEQKEEETNMLGDHLHSEITSTKAVTKRHKPAYEQQLEQQHLAAQRAEEANQLREHQESLHQQRLQGQLLRQQELQEKELQLQKQAEQGEKLYKNRLSQQAHYDNMDHDIVQGEEEQGIREEEGAYERDNQHQDEGEDDDQNNANEQQEPEHQVENQQADESKAAMEDVNPADDPNNQGEDEFEEAEQEREENLPDENEKHKQTSQKQGHPGMEEHLVMAGNPDQQEDNVDEQYQEEGEEEIQEDLTEEKKRELERNAEEPYGENDENADEKNNGGADQEQEMQEENNQKEAHEENYEEEEEEEEEGRAVAAKTRRRGEM
- the GOLIM4 gene encoding Golgi integral membrane protein 4 isoform X1, whose translation is MGNGMCSRKQKRIFQTLLLLTVVFGFLYGAMLYYELQGQLRKAEATALKYQQHQESLSAQLQVVYEHRSRLEKSLQKERLEHKKAKEDFLVYKLEAQETLNKGRQDSNSRYSALSVQHQMLKSQHEELKKQHADLEEDHRKQGEEFSRTFSDHKERYLQLQQEKEQEISKLKESLYNLREENRQLRKAHQDIHTQLQDVKQQHKNLLSQHNQLVVTLEDHKSALAAAQSQVEEYKQLKDTLNKMPSFRQPEKLERPNEQPGVRAPSSHSDLPIHHEAVAEEHKENEKPKEREEINTQEKEDRAEPFHLQRRANEGQHAKELNIQEQQEAGEDDEQHVDQVEEERKKELEEEEMEQAGQPEHLEEEQDQVPEEHEWKKQEQKEEETNMLGDHLHSEITSTKAVTKRHKPAYEQQLEQQHLAAQRAEEANQLREHQESLHQQRLQGQLLRQQELQEKELQLQKQAEQGEKLYKNRLSQQAHYDNMDHDIVQGEEEQGIREEEGAYERDNQHQDEGEDDDQNNANEQQEPEHQVENQQADESKAAMEDVNPADDPNNQGEDEFEEAEQEREENLPDENEKHKQTSQKQGHPGMEEHLVMAGNPDQQEDNVDEQYQEEGEEEIQEDLTEEKKRELERNAEEPYGENDENADEKNNGGADQEQEMQEENNQKEAHEENYEEEEEEEEEGRAVAAKTRRRGEM